The Coffea arabica cultivar ET-39 chromosome 9e, Coffea Arabica ET-39 HiFi, whole genome shotgun sequence genome has a window encoding:
- the LOC140014586 gene encoding uncharacterized mitochondrial protein AtMg00310-like, with the protein MMKAKLEGGLGFRNLLCFNKAMLGKQIWRMIRYPNFLVSRILKSKYYPKDSILNCETPKNASWFWQSIISAREAVKGGILKRVGSGKSIRIWKDQWIPNNLNGRPTTRMPESGEGQKVEELISNFRWNRNEIYRRFNRKDAENILKIPISLSRSGDMHF; encoded by the coding sequence ATGATGAAGGCAAAACTGGAAGGAGGTCTGGGATTCAGGAACTTATTGTGTTTCAACAAAGCAATGCTGGGGAAGCAGATTTGGAGAATGATAAGATACCCAAACTTTTTGGTTAGCAGAATACTAAAGTCTAAGTACTATCCCAAGGATTCCATTCTGAATTGTGAGACCCCTAAGAATGCATCTTGGTTCTGGCAAAGTATCATATCAGCAAGAGAGGCAGTCAAAGGGGGCATTCTGAAAAGAGTGGGATCAGGGAAGAGTATAAGAATCTGGAAAGACCAATGGATTCCAAACAATCTAAATGGAAGGCCTACTACAAGGATGCCAGAAAGTGGGGAGGGGCAAAAGGTGGAAGAACTGATCTCAAACTTCAGATGGAATAGGAATGAGATATACAGGAGGTTCAATAGGAAGGATGCTGAGAACATTTTGAAGATACCTATCAGTCTGTCAAGATCAGGGGACATGCACTTCTGA
- the LOC113709539 gene encoding uncharacterized protein, with translation MRDQFLMKLRPEFETARGGLLNRNPVPSLDVCVGELLREEQRLATQSILSAAGGTSEVVNVAYAAQGRNRGKGQMQCYSCKEFGHIARNCGKKFCSYCKQSGHILKECPTRPENRRAQAFQATVPDAPVIGPTSTTSQTVLTPEMVQQMILTAFSALGLQGQGPDVGEGNREGA, from the exons ATGCGTGATCAGTTTTTGATGAAACTGAGGCCAGAATTTGAGACTGCTCGGGGTGGATTGCTGAATCGAAATCCAGTTCCTTCTTTGGATGTGTGTGTTGGTGAATTGTTACGGGAAGAACAAAGATTGGCTACACAGTCAATTCTAAGTGCAGCTGGTGGGACATCAGAGGTTGTCAATGTTGCTTATGCTGCACAAGGAAGGAATAGAGGAAAGGGACAAATGCAGTGCTACAGCTGCAAGGAGTTTGGCCATATTGCTCGCAATTGTGGTAAGAAATTCTGCAGTTACTGTAAGCAAAGTGGACATATTCTCAAGGAATGTCCTACACGTCCGGAAAACAGGCGAGCCCAAGCTTTTCAAGCTACTGTTCCAGATGCTCCTGTTATTGGTCCTACATCTACCACCAGCCAGACTGTTCTGACCCCAGAAATGGTCCAGCAGATGATTCTTACTGCATTTTCTGCCCTTGGACTTCAAGGTCAAG GACCAGATGTCGGGGAAGGTAATCGCGAAGGGGCCTAG